In Hydractinia symbiolongicarpus strain clone_291-10 chromosome 4, HSymV2.1, whole genome shotgun sequence, the following proteins share a genomic window:
- the LOC130640766 gene encoding dentin sialophosphoprotein-like, producing the protein MKERENEERRDACVSDNIELKFQEMEYKEIVNIQKNTSDGDNGEKKVASIKIDKIKSGMTENNEVRVEILTSTGNKDEVDSDASTSETGLIQPISGSINMLAAVEERCEESVASDVSTCFKDDEDDICPSSDDDDSNESFEIEDDEMVISDNSAEDIMIDTSQSNESTGNDEELTVNIKEDKIEKHCLQANNISISSNNDEVDICPSSNDDDLNESFEIEDDEMVIPDNSAEDKKIDICQSIESKYF; encoded by the exons ATGAAAGAGCGCGAGAATGAAGAAAGGAGGGATGCTTGTGTTTCTGACAATATTGAGCTAAAATTTCAAGAAATGGAATATAAGGAGATAGTAAATATTCAGAAGAATACTAGTGATGGAGATAATGGGGAGAAAAAGGTTGCCTCCatcaaaattgataaaataaagAGCGGTATGACAGAAAATAACGAAGTCAGAGTAGAGATCCTCACATCAACTGGGAACAAAGATGAAGTTGACAGTGATGCATCAACAAGTGAGACAGGATTAATACAACCAATTTCGGGAAGTATCAACATGCTTGCAGCTGTTGAAGAAAGATGTGAAGAATCTGTAGCAAGTGATGTTTCAACATGTTTTAAAGATGATGAAGATGACATTTGTCCTTCATCGGATGATGACGATTCGAATGAATCGTTTGAAATTGAAGATGATGAAATGGTCATTTCAGACAACAGTGCAGAGGATATAATGATTGATACCAGTCAatcaaatgaaa GTACAGGAAATGATGAAGAACTTACAGTGAACATCAAAGAagacaaaattgaaaaacattGTTTACAAGCGAACAACATTTCTATCTCTTCTAATAATGATGAAGTTGACATTTGTCCTTCATCGAATGATGACGATTTGAATGAATCGTTTGAAATTGAAGATGATGAAATGGTCATTCCAGACAACAGTGCGGAGGATAAAAAGATTGACATCTGTCAATCAAttgaaagtaaatatttttga
- the LOC130640708 gene encoding titin homolog, with amino-acid sequence MVIPDDSAENKMIFTCQPSKAKTIKNIEQKDDELSSYEDSNFKLLSNPSSLCKKLSPLSISKNRLGKLPPLNHKQDSSVFDLPPLPVTGSSSTLINNKDSATQECQLLAENTDNDNSTKDEFNDASKGGNIDIFMSTSNDVEADANLSMEKQHEVDSDASTSETGLIQPIAGSLNMFLAPQSKNDKFDESISEEIGEECEESVASDISTSFKEDEVDICPSSNDDDLNESFEIEDDEMVIPDNSVEDKKIDICQSNERKLTVNIKEDKTENQSLHSSKNDEGDKCPLLNDDNFDKSFEIKKDKMVIPDNSVKDIVIDNCQSKKGNTNNNIEQKDDMLSSYEDSNFKLLSNPSSLCKKLAPLSISKNRLGKLSPLNHKQDSSVFDLPPLPVTGSSSMLINNKNSAIQECQPLDEVSDHDISIKDEFNDASKGGDIDIFISTSNHVEVDANSTMKKQDEVDSDASTSETGFIQPIAGSLNMFAAPQSKNDKFDESISEEIGEECEESVASDISTSFKEDEVDICPSSNDDDLNESFEIEDDEMVIPDNSVEDKKIDICQSIERKLTVNIKEGKNENQSSHSSKNDEGDKCPLLNDDDLDKSFECKKYEMVIPDDSAENKMIFTCQPSKAKTIKNIEQKDDELSSYEDSNFKLLSNPSSLCKKLSPLPILKNRLGKLPPLNHKRESSVFDLPPLPVTGSSSSLINNKNSAIQECQPLNKVSDHEKSIKDEFNDTSKGGDIDIFMSTSNHVEADANSSMEKQDKVDSDASTSETGFIQPIAGSLNMFAAPQSKNDKFDESISEEIGEECEESVASDISTSFKEDEVDICPSSDDDDLNKSFEIEDDEMVIPDNSADNKMILTCQPSKGNKLLHSSKTIRNIEQRDDELSSYEDSNFKLLSNPSSLCKKLTPLPPLNNRLGKLSPLNHKRDSSVFDLPPLPVTGSSSMLINNKDSATQECQPLDDDDSNNDDDDVNFDDIDALLLDLDEFDSKRANKNPKAY; translated from the exons ATGGTCATACCAGACGACAGtgcagaaaataaaatgatatttaCATGCCAGCCAAGCAAAG ctAAGACGATCAAAAACATCGAACAAAAAGACGATGAACTATCGTCCTATGAAGACAGCAACTTTAAATTGTTATCAAATCCATCATCACTGTGTAAAAAGTTATCCCCTCTCTCAATATCAAAGAATAGACTGGGAAAACTTCCACCATTGAATCATAAACAAGATAGCAGTGTGTTTGACCTTCCACCACTACCTGTAACTGGTTCGTCGTCAACTTTGATAAACAACAAAGATTCTGCAACTCAAGAATGTCAACTGCTTGCTGAAAACACAGATAATGACAATTCCACAAAAGATGAATTCAATGATGCTTCGAAAGGTGGcaatattgatatttttatgtCAACAAGCAACGATGTCGAAGCGGATGCTAATTTATCAATGGAAAAACAACATGAAGTTGACAGTGATGCATCAACAAGTGAGACAGGATTAATACAACCAATTGCTGGAAGCCTCAATATGTTTTTAGCTCCACagtcaaaaaatgataaatttgatGAAAGTATCAGTGAAGAGATTGGAGAAGAATGTGAAGAATCTGTAGCAAGTGACATTTCTACTTCTTTCAAAGAAGATGAAGTTGACATTTGTCCTTCATCGAATGATGACGATTTGAATGAATCGTTTGAAATTGAAGATGATGAAATGGTCATTCCAGACAACAGTGTGGAGGATAAAAAGATTGACATCTGTCAatcaaatgaaa GAAAACTTACGGTAAACATCAAAGAAGATAAAACTGAAAACCAAAGTTTACATTCTTCTAAAAATGATGAAGGCGACAAATGTCCTTTATTGAATGATGACAATTTCGATAAATCGTTTGAAATTAAGAAAGATAAAATGGTCATTCCAGACAATAGCGTAAAAGATATAGTGATTGACAACTGCCAATCAAAAAAGG GCAATACCAACAACAACATCGAACAAAAAGACGACATGTTATCGTCCTATGAAGATAGCAACTTTAAATTGTTATCAAATCCATCATCACTGTGTAAAAAGTTAGCACCTCTTTCAATATCAAAGAATAGATTGGGAAAACTTTCACCATTAAATCATAAACAAGATAGCAGTGTGTTTGACCTTCCACCACTACCTGTAACTGGTTCATCGTCAATGttgataaacaacaaaaattctgCAATTCAAGAATGTCAACCACTTGATGAAGTTTCAGATCATGACATATCGATTAAAGATGAATTCAATGATGCTTCAAAAGGTGGCGATATTGACATTTTTATATCCACAAGCAACCATGTCGAAGTGGATGCTAATTCTACAATGAAAAAACAAGATGAAGTTGACAGTGATGCATCAACAAGTGAGACAGGATTTATACAACCAATTGCTGGAAGCCTCAATATGTTTGCAGCTCCACagtcaaaaaatgataaatttgatGAAAGTATTAGTGAAGAGATTGGAGAAGAATGTGAAGAATCTGTAGCAAGTGACATTTCTACTTCTTTCAAAGAAGATGAAGTTGACATTTGTCCTTCATCGAATGATGACGATTTGAATGAATCGTTTGAAATTGAAGATGATGAAATGGTCATTCCAGACAACAGTGTGGAGGATAAAAAGATTGACATCTGTCAATCAAttgaaa GAAAACTTACGGTAAACATCAAAGAAGGTAAAAATGAAAACCAAAGTTCACATTCTTCTAAAAATGATGAAGGCGACAAATGTCCTTTATTGAATGATGACGATTTGGATAAATCGTTTGAATGTAAGAAATATGAAATGGTCATTCCAGACGACAGtgcagaaaataaaatgatatttaCATGCCAGCCAAGCAAAG ctaAGACGATCAAAAACATCGAACAAAAAGACGATGAACTATCGTCCTATGAAGACAGCAACTTTAAATTGTTATCAAATCCATCATCACTGTGTAAAAAGTTATCCCCTCTTCCAATATTAAAGAATAGGCTGGGAAAACTTCCACCATTAAATCATAAACGAGAAAGCAGTGTGTTTGACCTTCCACCACTACCTGTAACTGGTTCATCGTCATCTttgataaacaacaaaaattctgCAATTCAAGAATGTCAACCACTTAATAAAGTTTCAGACCATGAAAAGTCGATTAAAGATGAATTCAATGATACTTCGAAAGGTGGCGATATTGACATTTTTATGTCAACAAGCAACCATGTCGAAGCGGATGCTAATTCATCAATGGAAAAACAAGATAAAGTTGACAGTGATGCATCAACAAGTGAGACAGGATTTATACAACCAATTGCTGGAAGCCTCAATATGTTTGCAGCTCCACagtcaaaaaatgataaatttgatGAAAGTATTAGTGAAGAGATTGGAGAAGAATGTGAAGAATCTGTAGCAAGTGACATTTCTACTTCTTTCAAAGAAGATGAAGTTGACATTTGTCCTTCATCGGATGATGACGATTTAAATAAATCGTTTGAAATTGAAGATGACGAAATGGTCATTCCAGACAATAGTGCAGATAACAAAATGATTTTGACATGTCAGCCAAGTAAAGGTAACAAGTTACTTCATTCAA GTAAGACGATCAGAAACATCGAACAAAGAGACGATGAACTATCGTCCTATGAAGACAGCAACTTTAAATTGTTATCAAATCCATCATCACTGTGTAAAAAGTTAACACCTCTTCCACCATTAAATAATAGATTGGGAAAACTTTCACCATTGAATCATAAACGAGATAGCAGTGTGTTTGACCTTCCACCACTACCTGTAACTGGTTCATCGTCAATGTTGATAAACAACAAAGATTCTGCAACTCAAGAATGTCAACCGCTTGATGACGATGACAGTaacaatgatgatgatgacgtcaATTTTGATGACATTGATGCGTTGCTGTTGGATTTAGATGAATTTGATTCGAAACGAGCTAATAAAAACCCAAAAGCTTATTGA